A genomic stretch from Saccharomyces paradoxus chromosome XVI, complete sequence includes:
- the AGC1 gene encoding citrin (Mitochondrial amino acid transporter~similar to YPR021C) gives MEQINSNSRKKKQQLEVFKYFASVQKKVDKPISISNVILDMPTMNSGNIKAANGKANADNLTGELILTYDDFIELISSSKTIYSKFTDHSFNLNQIPKNVFGCIFFAIDEQNKGYLTLNDWFYFNNLLEYDNYHLIILYEFFRKFDVENLKAKQKKELGSSSFNLKAADDRIKSINYGNRFLSFDDLLLNLDQFKDTIRLLHESIDNNFVKDNKLLLDWDSFRFLKFYKCYHENEEYLSLNSLVTILQNDLKNEKIFIGFDRLAQMDSQGHRLALSKNQLIYLLRLFYSHRVSADIFSSLNLSNTELLKADNNSIPYNVFKDVFYLFQNFDLLNQIFHKYVTENKLTEHDIREQIVTKNDFMSVLNAQYNKVNNIVEFSPSQINLLFSIVANSKENRRLRKRNKDRDNELLKDHHYDSDIDFFIHNEYLHGVSKSRKNLESFNDYYHDLSDGFDQDSNVKKASKASTGLFESVFGGQKDKATMRSDLTIEDFMKILNPNYLNDLVHQMELQKNQNESLYINYYFYPIFDSLYNFSLGSIAGCIGATVVYPIDFIKTRMQAQRSLAQYKNSIDCLLKIISREGIKGLYSGLGPQLIGVAPEKAIKLTVNDFMRNRLTDKNGRLSLLPEIISGASAGACQVIFTNPLEIVKIRLQVQSDYVGENIQQANETATQIIKKLGLKGLYNGVAACLMRDVPFSAIYFPTYAHLKKDLFDFDPNDKTKRNRLKTWELLTAGAIAGMPAAFLTTPFDVIKTRLQIDPRKGETKYNGIFHAIRTILKEESFRSFFKGGGARVLRSSPQFGFTLAAYELFKGFIPSPDNKIKSREGNKRFCIDDDADNEKNVVHSKDEFPQQKFYSDDRKHANYYYKSCQIAKTFIDLDNNFSRFDSSVYKNFQEHLRGISK, from the coding sequence atggaGCAAATCAATTCGAAcagtagaaaaaaaaagcagcaATTGGAAgtattcaaatattttgcaAGTGTCCAGAAAAAAGTGGACAAACCTATTAGCATCAGTAATGTTATCTTAGATATGCCGACAATGAATTCAGGTAATATTAAAGCAGCAAATGGGAAAGCCAACGCGGACAACCTTACAGGAGAACTAATTTTGACATATGACGATTTCATTGAATTAATATCTAGCTCAAAGACTATATATTCAAAGTTCACGGATCATTCGTTTAACTTGAATCAGATACCCAAGAACGTTTTTGGGTGTATTTTCTTCGCCATAGATGAACAGAACAAGGGATATTTAACTCTTAATGATTGGTTCtatttcaataatttattAGAATATGATAATTATCATCTCATTATTCTATATGAGTTCTTTAGGAAATTTGATGTAGAGAATTTGAAAgcaaaacagaaaaaagagcTTGGTAGTTCGTCATTCAACTTAAAGGCTGCAGATGATCGAATCAAATCAATTAATTATGGTAACAGATTCCTAAGCTTCGATgatcttcttttgaatctAGACCAATTCAAAGATACTATCCGTCTGTTGCATGAATCTATTGATAATAATTTCGTTAAGGATAACAAGTTATTACTTGATTGGGATAGCTTTcgatttttgaaattttacaaatgttatcatgaaaatgaagagtaTTTGAGTTTAAATTCTCTAGTCacaattttacaaaacGATCttaagaatgaaaaaatatttatagGCTTTGATAGGCTGGCACAGATGGACTCACAAGGGCATCGTTTAGCTCTAAGCAAAAATCAACTCATCTACCTCCTAAGGTTATTTTACTCTCATAGGGTATCTGCGGATATATTTTCCTCCTTGAATCTATCAAACACAGAATTACTAAAAGCAGATAATAATTCTATTCCATACAATGTATTCAAGGatgtattttatttattccAAAACTTTGACCTTCTCaatcaaatatttcataaATATGTCACTGAAAATAAGTTGACTGAGCATGATATTAGGGAACAGATAGTTACTAAAAATGACTTTATGTCAGTTTTAAACGCCCAGTATAACAAAGTTAACAATATTGTTGAGTTCTCCCCTTCTCAAATTAACCTGCTCTTTTCCATTGTTGCAAATTCAAAGGAAAACAGGAGATTAAGAAAGAGGAATAAAGATCGAGACAATGAGCTTCTAAAAGATCATCATTATGATTCGgatattgatttttttatccaTAATGAGTATTTGCATGGAGTAAGCAAATCCAGAAAAAACTTGGAAAGTTTCAATGACTATTACCATGATCTTTCAGATGGATTTGATCAAGACTCCAATGTTAAAAAAGCCTCAAAGGCAAGTACTGGCTTGTTTGAGTCTGTATTTGGAGGTCAAAAAGATAAGGCTACCATGCGTTCTGACTTAACaattgaagattttatgaaaattCTAAATCCAAATTACCTGAATGACTTAGTCCACCAAATGGAACTgcaaaaaaaccaaaacgAATCATTGTATATTAATTATTACTTTTATCCAATTTTCGATTCGTTatacaatttttcattggGTTCTATTGCGGGTTGTATTGGTGCAACTGTAGTGTATCCGATAGACTTCATAAAGACAAGAATGCAAGCCCAAAGATCGTTAGCACAATACAAAAATTCAATCGATTGTTTGCTGAAGATTATATCGCGTGAAGGAATAAAAGGTCTCTACTCTGGCCTCGGACCACAACTAATTGGAGTTGCTCCTGAAAAGGCGATAAAATTAACAGTCAATGATTTTATGAGAAACAGGTTGACTGATAAAAACGGCAGGCTTAGCCTTTTGCCCGAAATAATTTCAGGTGCTTCAGCAGGTGCATGTCAAGTTATATTTACTAATCCATTGGAAATTGTAAAAATTAGGCTACAAGTTCAATCCGACTACGTTGGTGAAAACATACAGCAAGCTAATGAAACTGCAACTCAaatcattaaaaaattagGACTGAAGGGTCTGTACAATGGTGTAGCGGCCTGTTTAATGAGAGACGTTCCATTCTCTGCTATCTATTTCCCCACCTATGCacatttaaaaaaagatctcTTCGATTTTGATCCGAATGATAAAACAAAGAGGAACCGATTAAAAACATGGGAGCTTTTAACTGCCGGTGCTATTGCTGGTATGCCCGCTGCCTTCTTGACTACACCTTTCGATGTTATAAAAACCAGGCTCCAGATAGATCCTCGAAAAGGCGAGACAAAGTACAATGGTATATTCCATGCTATCCGCACTATCTTAAAGGAAGAGAGCTTTAGaagctttttcaaaggcgGTGGAGCCCGTGTTCTGAGAAGTTCACCTCAATTCGGGTTCACTCTAGCGGCTTATGAATTATTCAAGGGCTTTATTCCCTCCCCCgataacaaaataaaaagcaGAGAAGGTAATAAGAGATTTTGTATAGACGATGACGcagataatgaaaaaaacgTAGTTCATAGCAAGGATGAGTTCCCACAGCAAAAGTTCTATTCTGATGATAGAAAACATGCTAATTATTACTATAAAAGCTGTCAAATTGCGAAAACATTCATTGATTTGGATAATAACTTTTCTAGGTTTGACTCCTCAGTTTATAAGAATTTCCAAGAGCACCTAAGAGGCATAAGCAagtaa
- the TIF6 gene encoding translation initiation factor 6 (Constituent of 66S pre-ribosomal particles~similar to YPR016C), which yields MATRTQFENSNEIGVFSKLTNTYCLVAVGGSENFYSAFEAELGDAIPIVHTTIAGTRIIGRMTAGNRRGLLVPTQTTDQELQHLRNCLPDSVKIQRVEERLSALGNVICCNDYVALVHPDIDRETEELISDVLGVEVFRQTISGNILVGSYCSLSNQGGLVHPQTSVQDQEELSSLLQVPLVAGTVNRGSSVVGAGMVVNDYLAVTGLDTTAPELSVIESIFRLQDAQPESISGNLRDTLIETYS from the coding sequence atggcTACCAGGActcaatttgaaaactcTAATGAAATCGGTGTGTTCTCCAAGTTAACGAATACTTACTGTTTGGTTGCTGTTGGTGGTTCCGAAAATTTCTACTCCGCATTTGAAGCTGAATTGGGAGACGCTATTCCCATCGTTCATACCACTATCGCTGGTACGCGTATCATCGGCAGAATGACCGCGGGTAACCGTAGAGGCTTGCTGGTTCCAACCCAAACTACTGATCAAGAATTACAACATTTAAGAAATTGTTTGCCAGACTCCGTTAAAATCCAAAGAGTAGAAGAAAGACTATCTGCCTTGGGTAACGTCATCTGTTGTAACGATTACGTTGCTTTAGTGCATCCAGATATCGACAGGGAAACTGAAGAATTGATAAGTGACGTATTAGGCGTTGAAGTCTTCCGTCAAACCATATCAGGTAATATTTTAGTCGGGTCATATTGTTCTTTGAGTAATCAAGGTGGGTTAGTGCATCCACAAACAAGTGTCCAAGATCAAGAAGAATTGTCCTCCTTACTACAAGTGCCTTTGGTGGCTGGTACTGTTAACCGTGGTAGTTCAGTTGTCGGTGCCGGTATGGTCGTCAATGACTACTTGGCAGTTACAGGTCTGGATACTACAGCTCCAGAATTGAGTGTTATTGAAAGTATTTTCCGCTTGCAAGATGCCCAACCAGAATCTATTTCAGGTAACCTACGTGATACTTTGATTGAAACCTACTCCTAG
- the MCM4 gene encoding MCM DNA helicase complex subunit MCM4 (Essential helicase component of heterohexameric MCM2-7 complexes~similar to YPR019W), which yields MSQQPSSPTREENNSSSPIVPNPDSVPPQLSSPALFYSSSSSQGDTYGRNNSQNLSQRDGNIRAAIGSSPLNFPPSSQRQNSDAFQSQSRQGRIRPSASASGRPRYHSDLRSDRALPTSSSSLGGNSQNRVHMRRNDIHTSDLSSPRRIIDFDTRSGANTLDTSSSSAPPSEASEPLRIIWGTNVSIQECTTNFRNFLMSFKYKFRKILDEREEFINNTTDEELYYIKQLNEMRELGTSNLNLDARNLLAYKQTEELYHQLLNYPQEVISIMDQTIKDCMVSLIVDNHLDYDLDEIETKFYKVRPYNVGSCKGMRELNPNDIDKLINLKGLVLRSTPVIPDMKVAFFKCNVCDHTMAVEIDRGVIQEPARCERIDCNEPNSMSLIHNRCSFADKQVIKLQETPDFVPDGQTPHSISLCVYDELVDSCRAGDRIEVTGTFRSIPIRANSRQRVLKSLYKTYVDVVHVKKVSDKRLDVDTSTIEQELMQNKLDHNEVEEVRQITDQDLAKIREVAAREDLYSLLARSIAPSIYELEDVKKGILLQLFGGTNKTFTKGGRYRGDINILLCGDPSTSKSQILQYVHKITPRGVYTSGKGSSAVGLTAYITRDVDTKQLVLESGALVLSDGGVCCIDEFDKMSDSTRSVLHEVMEQQTISIAKAGIITTLNARSSILASANPIGSRYNPNLPVTENIDLPPPLLSRFDLVYLVLDKVDEKNDRELAKHLTNLYLEDKPEHVSQDDVLPVEFLTMYISYAKEHIHPIITEAAKTELVRAYVGMRKMGDDSRSDEKRITATTRQLESMIRLAEAHAKMKLKNVVELEDVQEAVRLIRSAIKDYATDPKTGKIDMNLVQTGKSVIQRKLQEDLSREIMNVLKDQTSDSMSFNELMKQINEHSQDRVESSDIQEALSRLQQEDKVIVLGEGIRRSVRLNNRV from the coding sequence ATGTCTCAACAGCCTAGCTCACCAACAAGAGAGGAAAACAACTCCAGTTCCCCAATTGTGCCAAATCCTGATTCTGTTCCACCACAACTTTCTTCCCCAGCTTTATTTTATAGCTCATCTTCATCACAAGGTGATACATATGGTCGCAACAATAGCCAGAACTTAAGTCAAAGGGATGGTAACATTAGAGCTGCTATAGGTTCTTCTCCATTAAATTTTCCACCTTCTTCCCAAAGACAAAATTCCGATGCCTTCCAATCTCAAAGTAGACAGGGCAGAATTCGTCCTTCTGCAAGCGCTTCTGGGAGGCCTAGATATCATTCTGATTTGAGAAGCGATAGAGCACTGCCtacttcttcctcttctttggGCGGTAATAGTCAAAACCGTGTACACATGCGGAGAAATGATATTCATACATCTGATCTATCTTCTCCAAGAAGAATTATCGATTTTGATACTAGGTCCGGCGCGAATACTCTGGatacttcttcttcttctgctcCTCCATCGGAAGCCAGTGAACCCTTGAGAATAATTTGGGGTACCAACGTCAGTATCCAGGAATGTACAACTAATTTTcgtaattttttgatgtcCTTCAAGTATAAATTCCGCAAAATATTGGATGAAAGGGAAgaatttatcaacaatactACCGACGAAGAACTATACTATATCAAGCAGCTCAATGAAATGAGAGAACTTGGTACCTCTAATTTAAACTTGGATGCTAGAAACCTCCTCGCCTACAAGCAAACAGAAGAACTATACCATCAGCTATTGAATTATCCTCAAGAAGTCATTTCTATTATGGATCAAACTATCAAGGACTGTATGGTTTCCTTGATTGTAGACAACCACTTAGATTATGACTTAGATGAAATTGAGACCAAGTTTTATAAAGTAAGGCCTTACAATGTGGGTTCTTGTAAAGGTATGCGTGAACTTAATCCAAATGATATCGATAAGCTGATAAATCTAAAAGGTCTTGTCCTGAGGTCAACTCCGGTTATCCCTGATATGAAAGTGGCGTTTTTTAAATGTAACGTCTGCGATCACACAATGGCAGTAGAAATTGATAGAGGCGTTATACAGGAGCCCGCTAGGTGTGAACGTATTGATTGTAATGAACCTAATTCCATGTCATTGATTCACAACAGGTGTTCATTTGCAGATAAGCAAGTCATTAAGTTACAGGAAACTCCAGATTTTGTGCCTGACGGACAAACACCTCACTCTATCTCATTATGTGTATATGATGAATTAGTGGATTCTTGTAGAGCGGGCGATCGTATTGAAGTGACCGGTACGTTCAGATCCATTCCTATTAGAGCCAATTCTAGGCAACGTGTTTTAAAATCCTTATATAAAACGTATGTCGATGTGGTTCACGTTAAAAAAGTTTCAGACAAAAGGTTAGACGTTGATACTTCCACTattgaacaagaattaATGCAGAACAAGCTAGATCATAACGAGGTCGAAGAAGTAAGACAAATTACTGATCAGGATTTAGCGAAGATTCGTGAAGTTGCGGCTAGAGAAGATTTATACAGTTTGTTGGCGCGCTCTATTGCCCCAAGTATTTATGAGCTAGAAGACGTCAAGAAAGGTATTTTACTCCAGCTATTTGGCGGTACGAATAAGACGTTTACAAAGGGTGGCCGTTATAGAGGTGACATAAATATTTTACTTTGTGGGGATCCTTCTACCTCCAAATCGCAAATTTTGCAATATGTTCACAAAATTACTCCTCGTGGTGTGTATACCTCGGGGAAAGGGTCATCTGCCGTTGGTTTAACTGCTTATATTACAAGAGATGTTGACACAAAACAACTCGTTTTGGAAAGTGGTGCATTAGTATTATCTGATGGAGGTGTATGTTGTATTGACGAGTTTGATAAAATGAGCGACTCTACAAGGTCCGTTTTACACGAAGTCATGGAACAGCAGACTATTTCAATCGCAAAAGCGGGAATCATTACGACACTTAATGCTAGAAGTTCTATTCTAGCCAGTGCTAACCCAATTGGTTCACGCTACAACCCCAACTTACCTGTGACAGAAAATATCGATTTGCCGCCTCCACTACTTTCAAGATTCGATCTAGTTTATCTCGTTCTTGATAAGGTCGATGAGAAAAATGACAGAGAACTAGCCAAACACCTAACAAATCTTTACCTGGAAGATAAGCCCGAACATGTTTCTCAAGATGATGTACTACCAGTCGAATTTTTAACGATGTATATTAGTTATGCAAAGGAGCACATACATCCAATAATCACCGAGGCCGCGAAGACTGAGCTTGTTCGTGCTTACGTAGGAATGAGAAAAATGGGTGATGATTCGAGATCTGATGAGAAGAGAATCACAGCTACCACAAGACAACTTGAAAGTATGATTCGTTTGGCTGAGGCGCACGccaaaatgaaattgaaaaacgtAGTAGAACTGGAGGATGTCCAAGAAGCTGTTAGGCTAATCAGATCAGCCATAAAGGATTACGCAACAGACCCCAAAACCGGTAAAATCGACATGAATTTGGTTCAAACAGGTAAATCTGTCATTCAGAGAAAACTGCAGGAGGATTTGTCAAGGGAAATTATGAATGTTTTGAAGGATCAGACATCAGACTCAATGTCATTCAATGAGCTTATGAAACAAATCAACGAACACTCTCAAGATAGGGTTGAGTCTTCTGATATCCAGGAAGCCTTGTCAAGACTGCAACAAGAAGACAAGGTCATTGTCCTTGGCGAGGGTATAAGGAGGTCAGTTCGTCTGAACAATCGTGTCTGA
- the ATP20 gene encoding F1F0 ATP synthase subunit g (Subunit g of the mitochondrial F1F0 ATP synthase~similar to YPR020W), with amino-acid sequence MLSRIQNYASGLVSKANLLSSKALYYGKVGAEISKQIYLKEGLQPPTVAQFKSVYSNLYKQSLNFALKPTEVLSCLKNIQKNELLKYGAYGVQLIGFYSVGEIIGRRKLVGYKHH; translated from the coding sequence ATGCTAAGCAGGATCCAAAATTATGCCAGTGGGTTAGTTTCTAAGGCAAATCTTTTATCATCAAAGGCCTTATACTATGGTAAAGTCGGTGCCGAGATCTCAAAGCAGATTTATTTGAAGGAGGGTCTTCAACCACCAACTGTTGCTCAGTTCAAATCAGTGTATTCGAATCTTTATAAGCAGAGCCTCAACTTTGCCCTGAAGCCTACAGAAGTTTTATCGTGCCTAAAAAACATTCAAAAGAACGAACTATTAAAATATGGTGCATATGGTGTTCAGTTAATAGGGTTTTATTCTGTCGGTGAAATAATTGGAAGGAGAAAATTGGTGGGATATAAACATCACTAG
- the DSS4 gene encoding guanine nucleotide exchange factor DSS4 (Guanine nucleotide dissociation stimulator for Sec4p~similar to YPR017C), producing the protein MSKATCSFDSCHSEVIAIKDDNIINLPEQVYSEFKLLENRTTRDIPPNESKFLVVSDVWDFDNVGVSREIPSSLLGDLGDKNEFVFEYGNSNWKIKKCLKYLICADCDKGPIGIICQVQDQENDEERVLHLLSLRSLQIMG; encoded by the coding sequence ATGAGTAAGGCTACATGTTCATTTGATAGCTGTCACAGTGAAGTTATTGCGATCAAGGATGATAACATAATAAACCTGCCAGAGCAGGTGTATAGCGAATTCAAGTTACTGGAAAATAGAACTACGCGAGATATCCCCCCTAACGAGAGCAAGTTCTTGGTTGTTTCTGATGTCTGGGACTTCGATAATGTTGGTGTATCTAGAGAAATCCCTTCTTCTCTCTTAGGGGATTTGGGCGATAAGAACGAGTTTGTTTTTGAGTATGGTAATTCCAACTGGAAGATTAAAAAGTGTTTAAAGTACTTGATATGTGCTGATTGTGATAAGGGTCCTATTGGTATAATATGTCAGGTACAAGACCAGGAAaacgatgaagaaagagTTTTGCATCTACTAAGCCTGCGTAGCCTCCAGATTATGGGGTGA
- a CDS encoding uncharacterized protein (similar to YPR015C) has product MWKTKTLESMLCSPMKCSSPNIGGSYAQSSKEISNTAKGDVHLPPCSSIMHAPLTPEINQATLPPPAYHYAPSSLHQTEDPVWRSSPNSVVFSPVIATPQPFPLTFIERQSCCPIYSTTTSSYTAQSVPPRMQHFQEENQRATSNEQYSLPNVHTGQNPGTLLSQTQTDLDLIQKQLRAVVKLRKQCPICGKVCSRPSTLRTHYLIHTGDTPFKCTWEHCNKSFNVKSNMLRHLRTHQKKIAKKKHQ; this is encoded by the coding sequence ATgtggaaaacaaaaacacTAGAATCCATGCTTTGTAGCCCAATGAAATGTTCATCGCCCAACATAGGAGGATCATATGCACAATCGTCGAAGGAAATCTCGAACACGGCCAAAGGGGATGTGCATCTTCCACCCTGTTCGTCGATTATGCACGCTCCACTTACTCCTGAAATAAACCAGGCCACATTACCGCCTCCCGCTTACCATTACGCACCTTCTTCTCTGCACCAGACAGAAGATCCCGTATGGAGGTCGAGTCCCAACTCCGTTGTCTTTTCGCCGGTTATAGCAACACCGCAACCTTTTCCTCTAACATTCATAGAACGTCAATCTTGTTGCCCCATCTATTCGACCACAACTTCCTCTTATACTGCCCAATCTGTACCTCCACGTATGCAGCATTTTCAGGAGGAAAATCAGAGGGCGACGAGCAACGAACAATACTCTCTCCCGAATGTGCATACAGGGCAAAACCCTGGGACGCTATTATCCCAAACACAAACCGACTTGGATCTCATACAAAAACAACTGCGTGCTGTGGTAAAGCTACGGAAACAGTGCCCTATCTGTGGAAAGGTTTGTTCGAGACCTTCAACACTGAGGACCCACTATTTAATACATACGGGAGACACGCCTTTCAAGTGTACTTGGGAACATTGCAACAAATCTTTCAATGTCAAAAGTAACATGTTAAGGCATTTAAGAACgcatcaaaagaaaatagcaaagaaaaaacatcaGTGA
- the RLF2 gene encoding Rlf2p (Largest subunit (p90) of the Chromatin Assembly Complex (CAF-1)~similar to YPR018W), which produces MEQHLESIPMQGDTKKKGILSFFQNTTTIKSSKSVRKETNVITLDDPNENASETLMETVKHETETGTTKVFANKMNATPEKSNAEDSLSSYRTSPIESTGCDRDAYKQIPSGNLSSIGAKSRSSSPCSKRELSTLKKEQAKREKELKKQQREEEKHRKELLRQEEKRKKEQKIEEDKQRRAELKKKKEEERRRKEEARLEARRRKEEEKLKKEEEIRLKEEAKERAQSRIGNFFKKLSDSDTPVVEKSDYEKFFLPFYAKDGVKVSNKWKLAKVELEGTKRKIDDELLNNKDKIKSDELLSWLKSRKLPRGHKIKYKAVDVLQQMTLKEKTDGELQTLLAQVPHKYIKFYENVRPPFIGTYSVDFALPASDPFSTKGTGFNYDYDSDVEWVNEEEEGEVDNLESGEEEEEEDDEDMPSEGEFDGFLDSEENGDLDGLPCAKRKFVGPLIPTICLKSNFENLSEENKRYLQQIKAEVIIEADGPIDPFKEPRTSPLPSKRSNSDLQAQNSSQSQSPEKRQKAVITNPKDLLRLFDGVQDSTFSLGTVAEIAQKNLPQYNKQTIKNTIKEYAIRGSGKGDLPRKWVIRDMQNWENLRANANMPTLSL; this is translated from the coding sequence atggAGCAACATCTCGAATCAATACCTATGCAGGGCGACACTAAGAAGAAGGGCATATTATCTTTCTTCCAGAACACAACTACGATAAAGAGCAGTAAGTCTGTGAGAAAAGAGACGAATGTCATCACTTTAGATGATCCTAACGAGAATGCCAGTGAAACTTTGATGGAAACTGTCAAGCATGAAACGGAAACAGGCACCACTAAAGTGTTTGCAAATAAAATGAACGCGACACCTGAGAAGTCCAATGCTGAAGACAGCCTTTCATCTTACAGAACATCACCCATCGAAAGTACAGGATGCGACAGAGACGCTTACAAACAAATACCTAGTGGAAATTTATCATCTATTGGGGCAAAAAGCAGAAGCTCTTCTCCATGCTCCAAGAGGGAGCTTTccacattgaaaaaagaacaagcTAAAAGGGAAAAGGAACTAAAGAAGCAGCAACgtgaagaagagaaacaCAGAAAAGAGTTATTACGACAAGAAGAGAAGCGGAAAAAAGAGCAAAAGatagaagaagacaaaCAAAGGCGTGCTgagctgaagaagaaaaaggaggAGGAAAGGCGcaggaaagaagaagccaGATTAGAAGCCAGGAGAAGGAAAGAGgaggaaaaattgaaaaaagaggagGAGATCCGTTTGAAAGAAGAGGCCAAAGAAAGGGCACAATCTCGTATTGGTAACTTCTTTAAAAAGCTAAGCGATTCTGATACACCTGTGGTTGAAAAATCTGATTATGAGAAGTTTTTCCTACCATTCTATGCTAAGGATGGAGTTAAAGTCAGTAATAAGTGGAAACTAGCAAAAGTTGAGCTGGAAGGTACCAAACGAAAAATAGATGATGAATTACTGAAcaataaagataaaataaaaagtgaTGAACTTTTAAGTTGGTTAAAGTCTAGAAAATTACCCAGAGGTCACAAAATTAAGTATAAGGCTGTTGATGTTTTACAGCAAATGACATTGAAGGAGAAGACGGACGGCGAACTTCAAACTCTACTTGCACAAGTTCCgcataaatatataaaattttatgaaaatgtGAGACCTCCGTTTATTGGAACCTATTCTGTGGATTTTGCTTTACCAGCAAGTGATCCTTTTTCTACGAAAGGCACCGGATTCAATTATGATTACGATTCCGATGTTGAATGggttaatgaagaagaagaaggcgaAGTCGACAACTTAGAAagtggtgaagaagaagaggaggaggaTGACGAAGACATGCCTAGTGAAGGGGAGTTTGACGGATTTCTAGACAGCGAAGAAAACGGTGACTTGGATGGTCTACCCTGTGCCAAGAGAAAATTTGTAGGCCCGTTGATACCAACAATATGTTTAAAAtccaattttgaaaacttaTCAGAGGAAAATAAACGGTACCTACAGCAGATTAAAGCCGAAGTTATCATAGAAGCCGACGGACCAATTGATCCTTTCAAAGAGCCCAGGACATCACCTTTGCCATCCAAAAGAAGTAATTCGGACCTACAAGCACAAAACTCTAGTCAGTCTCAAAGTCCCGAAAAGAGACAAAAGGCAGTAATTACAAACCCCAAGGACTTACTTCGGCTCTTTGATGGGGTTCAAGACAGCACATTTTCTTTGGGCACTGTGGCTGAAATAGCACAGAAGAATTTGCCACAATACaacaaacaaacaattAAGAACACTATAAAGGAGTATGCCATAAGAGGTTCGGGAAAGGGTGATTTGCCCCGCAAATGGGTAATCAGAGATATGCAAAACTGGGAGAATCTCCGAGCCAATGCAAATATGCCAACTCTGTCTTTGTAA